One part of the Microlunatus elymi genome encodes these proteins:
- a CDS encoding DUF6112 family protein, which yields MHKVRTLTATVATSTALAVAPFYAWAAPKKPKDVVDGPNIAAGAQNAPGSSAIGDLIDAIGFYAIIACLVGLLLSGLILAIGPRLGFTQASTIGKVGIFASLGVAFLVGISATLINFFYNAGA from the coding sequence ATGCATAAGGTCCGTACTCTGACGGCAACCGTCGCCACCTCCACCGCTCTTGCCGTCGCGCCGTTCTATGCGTGGGCGGCACCGAAGAAGCCGAAGGACGTCGTCGACGGTCCCAACATCGCCGCGGGCGCGCAGAATGCGCCGGGCAGCAGCGCCATCGGTGACCTGATTGACGCGATCGGCTTCTACGCGATCATCGCTTGCCTCGTCGGATTGCTGCTGTCGGGCTTGATCCTGGCGATCGGCCCACGGCTCGGCTTCACGCAGGCGAGCACCATCGGCAAGGTCGGCATCTTCGCCTCGTTGGGCGTCGCCTTCCTGGTCGGCATATCCGCAACCTTGATCAACTTCTTCTACAACGCCGGGGCATAA
- a CDS encoding helix-turn-helix domain-containing protein, whose translation MAEDGIPGLADKLNRLFATVPGPGRNGLYSNDTAAQALREKGITVSGVHISHLRSGRRNNPSARLLAAIADLFGVPMGYFFNPDLEKQVESELNALTAMKDSRAKGLLLRTQGMSPESMEHLSEIMDRIRKIEGLDDPGTAES comes from the coding sequence GTGGCGGAGGACGGCATCCCGGGTCTCGCGGACAAGCTGAATCGGCTGTTCGCGACTGTGCCCGGCCCCGGCCGCAACGGCCTGTACTCCAACGACACGGCGGCTCAGGCGCTGCGTGAAAAGGGCATCACGGTCTCAGGCGTCCACATATCGCACCTGCGATCCGGACGTCGAAACAACCCCTCGGCGCGGCTGCTCGCGGCAATCGCCGACCTTTTTGGGGTGCCCATGGGGTACTTCTTCAATCCGGATCTGGAGAAGCAGGTCGAATCGGAGCTCAACGCGCTGACGGCCATGAAGGACTCGCGTGCCAAGGGCTTGCTGCTTCGGACTCAAGGGATGAGCCCCGAGAGCATGGAGCATCTCAGCGAGATCATGGATCGCATTCGGAAGATCGAAGGCCTCGATGACCCAGGAACGGCGGAGAGCTAG
- a CDS encoding DUF6545 domain-containing protein encodes MLVGAAVVTWAAALYRAWLSWSQPRTLWRTSFTAVMVAVAIALTIYCARRPLDQTLLSYNVAGLMSRLAITIGIGFLLVYLHALRSPTVPKSAVALYSATTGAVAAVLIGSWAAAPFHDRELEDLLAARSNATTVYCVAYWSFLGLALGLTARTCLRRRRSANEPDLARETSLILSASASIVALLILALWSSSLVVNLSGERGAAINRLGDRLLPLPLVLVSLGVICLLVVPYVTSLITTWRRRRTLHPLWLALVARYPDVHLQMAPRGGPLTRLQVQVERMIIETLDALRIAPVDEPADGVSRLESVAASIEAGSDRTDLRAADLLECFESRDSDLDQLAKLATVYKELHRASA; translated from the coding sequence ATGCTGGTGGGCGCGGCTGTGGTCACCTGGGCGGCTGCGCTCTACCGCGCTTGGCTCTCGTGGTCGCAGCCCCGGACGCTGTGGCGTACGAGTTTCACAGCGGTGATGGTCGCCGTCGCGATCGCTCTGACCATCTACTGCGCGCGCCGACCCTTGGACCAAACGCTGCTGTCGTACAACGTTGCCGGGCTGATGTCGCGGCTTGCGATCACGATCGGTATTGGATTCCTTCTCGTGTACTTGCACGCGCTCCGTTCACCGACTGTGCCGAAGTCGGCGGTGGCCCTCTATTCCGCGACAACGGGCGCGGTGGCCGCGGTGCTGATCGGTTCCTGGGCCGCGGCGCCGTTTCATGATCGGGAGCTTGAAGATCTCTTGGCCGCGCGATCGAACGCAACCACGGTGTACTGCGTCGCATATTGGTCGTTCCTCGGTCTGGCTCTCGGGTTGACCGCTCGGACGTGCCTCCGTCGACGACGTTCGGCCAACGAACCGGATCTAGCCCGCGAGACGAGCCTGATTCTCAGCGCCAGCGCGTCAATCGTGGCACTGCTCATCCTCGCGCTGTGGTCCTCGTCGCTCGTTGTGAACCTTTCCGGCGAGAGGGGAGCTGCCATCAATCGGCTCGGCGACCGGCTGCTGCCGCTGCCGCTGGTGTTGGTCAGTCTCGGCGTGATCTGCCTGCTCGTAGTTCCCTATGTCACCTCGTTGATCACGACCTGGCGGCGTCGACGCACGCTACATCCGCTCTGGCTGGCACTTGTCGCCCGCTACCCGGATGTACATCTGCAGATGGCGCCGCGCGGAGGCCCGCTGACTCGGCTTCAGGTCCAGGTGGAGCGAATGATCATCGAGACGCTCGACGCGTTGCGGATCGCTCCAGTCGATGAGCCGGCAGATGGAGTCTCACGTCTTGAGTCGGTGGCTGCATCGATCGAAGCCGGCAGCGACCGAACCGACCTCCGTGCCGCCGACCTTCTGGAATGCTTCGAATCCCGCGACTCGGACCTTGATCAACTGGCGAAGCTCGCGACCGTGTACAAGGAGCTGCATCGTGCATCTGCATGA
- a CDS encoding oxygenase MpaB family protein, which translates to MHLHEDRQRRSAQLAALDPSFDWHEIYRRLTLWEFPAEARLGFQLAFYRPLAVPRMATLLQSTGHMQFDTTRRAYDTALMMHEIIHGGVDSERGRRMVRVLNRLHDRPDIHAEDMTYLLAALMVVPTRVMDRFGWRPVTVAERESTWHFWDSLGERMRIAVRPASYDEAEDRMAEYEPAHFARSAAGEALIRATLDTLRGRMPAPARPFVTQITSVLIEEPAVLRELALPLPSRPLLAVVDGAASLRRTIQRRTPPASEPSFTPGQPTRQVYTHGYELDELGPRDR; encoded by the coding sequence GTGCATCTGCATGAGGATCGCCAACGGCGCAGCGCCCAGTTGGCAGCCCTCGATCCCAGCTTTGATTGGCACGAGATCTACCGGCGCCTGACCCTGTGGGAGTTTCCCGCGGAGGCTCGGCTCGGATTCCAGTTGGCGTTCTATCGTCCGCTGGCGGTTCCTCGCATGGCGACCCTGCTGCAGAGTACGGGGCACATGCAGTTCGACACGACCCGGCGCGCGTACGACACCGCGCTGATGATGCACGAGATCATCCACGGTGGCGTTGACTCGGAGCGTGGCCGGCGGATGGTGCGTGTGCTGAATCGGTTGCACGACCGACCCGACATTCACGCAGAGGACATGACCTACCTGCTTGCGGCGCTGATGGTCGTACCGACGAGAGTCATGGACCGCTTCGGGTGGCGACCGGTCACTGTCGCCGAACGGGAGTCGACTTGGCACTTCTGGGATTCTCTTGGGGAGCGGATGAGGATTGCTGTCCGTCCGGCGTCCTACGACGAGGCGGAGGACCGGATGGCCGAATACGAACCAGCCCACTTCGCTCGGAGCGCAGCCGGTGAAGCACTGATTCGAGCCACGCTGGACACACTGCGCGGCCGAATGCCGGCACCCGCACGGCCGTTCGTAACACAGATCACCAGCGTTCTCATCGAGGAACCGGCCGTGCTGCGCGAGCTGGCACTGCCGTTGCCTTCGCGTCCGCTGCTCGCGGTTGTCGATGGAGCCGCGTCACTGCGGCGCACGATTCAACGACGCACACCTCCGGCGAGTGAACCGTCGTTCACCCCGGGGCAACCGACCAGGCAGGTGTACACGCACGGATACGAGCTCGACGAACTTGGTCCTCGGGACCGGTAG
- a CDS encoding M23 family metallopeptidase, translating to MMVVGVLVIGVVLGLPFLGFMTARNATPPKTCVGDGASQPLAGPVPNVAGLTSAQVGVAKIIWTQARRLANRLGGPADQAAVIAIAVASQESDLGANPATTRPNADGDAGPFQQRTLPGWYGTLAQVTNPAYAAMTFLVGHTVTREQYPQARAAGVQPAGGAGHHIPGLADVRGWPDMDIIDAADRVQRSAFPDAIADDIPLARQLVATFDSGSSAPQAATISSVTDSGCAGDSSGSSCPPSGSPAEARLEPDTLLVLRCVKQQFPEITTFYGYRSHDPYPDHPSGRAVDLMISSAFRDYSSPKAVAYGNRVAEWVKAHHAELGVQYIIYHQRIWNVQRNNEGWRRMPDRGSPTANHMDHVHVTTYGDAARPTALTPDADAGTAVTPVEHYTLSATFGQVGSWARYHTGLDFAAPIGTEVRAAEAGIITHAGYGNATTWAGQYITIKHADDTSTLYAHLSRIDVHQSQSVATGKPIGAVGVTGRSFGPHLHFEVYPEGVSPGDIYRAVDPKEWLERRGVQFED from the coding sequence ATGATGGTCGTCGGAGTCTTGGTCATCGGCGTCGTACTCGGGTTGCCCTTTCTCGGTTTCATGACTGCGCGCAACGCGACGCCGCCGAAGACCTGTGTTGGGGACGGCGCGTCCCAGCCGCTGGCCGGACCGGTCCCGAATGTCGCGGGCCTGACTAGTGCACAAGTCGGCGTGGCCAAGATCATCTGGACGCAAGCACGACGACTTGCCAATCGACTCGGCGGTCCGGCCGATCAAGCCGCAGTGATCGCCATCGCGGTCGCGTCCCAGGAGAGCGACTTGGGAGCAAATCCTGCTACGACGCGGCCGAACGCCGACGGTGACGCCGGTCCATTCCAGCAACGTACGCTGCCGGGCTGGTACGGCACGCTCGCCCAGGTCACCAATCCCGCGTACGCCGCAATGACGTTCCTTGTCGGGCACACGGTCACCCGCGAGCAGTACCCCCAGGCTCGTGCGGCGGGCGTTCAGCCCGCAGGAGGCGCTGGCCATCACATCCCGGGTCTCGCAGATGTCCGTGGCTGGCCGGACATGGACATCATCGACGCGGCTGACCGAGTCCAGCGGTCCGCGTTTCCGGACGCGATCGCCGACGACATCCCGCTCGCACGCCAGCTTGTAGCCACCTTCGACTCCGGATCGTCGGCACCACAAGCCGCCACCATCAGTTCGGTAACGGACTCCGGATGTGCAGGTGACTCGTCCGGATCATCCTGCCCACCCTCGGGATCGCCGGCCGAAGCTCGACTGGAGCCGGACACCCTGCTGGTGCTGCGCTGCGTGAAGCAGCAGTTCCCCGAGATCACAACGTTCTATGGGTACCGGTCGCACGACCCGTACCCCGACCACCCGTCTGGCCGAGCGGTCGATCTCATGATCAGCTCTGCCTTCCGCGACTACAGCAGCCCCAAGGCCGTGGCGTACGGGAACAGGGTCGCCGAGTGGGTCAAGGCCCACCACGCCGAACTAGGCGTGCAGTACATCATCTACCACCAGCGAATCTGGAACGTCCAACGCAACAACGAAGGTTGGCGTCGCATGCCTGACCGGGGCAGCCCCACGGCCAACCACATGGACCACGTGCACGTAACGACCTACGGCGATGCCGCGAGGCCGACGGCACTGACGCCGGACGCTGACGCCGGCACGGCGGTGACGCCTGTCGAGCACTACACGCTCAGCGCAACCTTCGGCCAGGTCGGCTCGTGGGCTCGCTATCACACCGGTCTCGACTTCGCGGCCCCGATCGGCACTGAAGTTCGTGCCGCAGAAGCGGGCATCATCACCCACGCCGGCTACGGCAATGCCACCACCTGGGCAGGGCAGTACATCACCATCAAACACGCCGACGACACCAGTACCTTGTACGCCCACCTGTCGCGAATTGACGTTCATCAAAGCCAGTCGGTGGCCACAGGTAAACCGATCGGCGCGGTGGGAGTCACGGGACGCAGCTTCGGCCCGCACCTGCATTTCGAGGTCTACCCCGAGGGCGTTTCGCCGGGAGACATTTACAGAGCCGTCGATCCCAAAGAATGGTTGGAGCGACGTGGTGTTCAATTCGAAGATTGA
- a CDS encoding Rieske (2Fe-2S) protein codes for MTAYEVARLSEIPDRGILLVTLGNLEIGLYRAGDTVRAWRNHCPHMAAPVCRGNVTGTMLTGDVYEYEYGRDGEILQCPWHGWEFDLETGRHLAPGSWARLRGYPTEVVDGIVLLHLRSSPGPVPGEVARAAHRGAATDDADVVEPTER; via the coding sequence ATGACCGCGTACGAGGTCGCACGCCTGTCCGAAATCCCTGACCGCGGCATTCTGCTCGTCACCCTAGGCAATCTGGAGATCGGCCTCTACCGCGCCGGCGACACCGTTCGAGCCTGGCGCAATCACTGCCCTCACATGGCCGCACCCGTTTGCCGCGGCAACGTCACCGGCACCATGCTCACCGGCGATGTGTACGAATACGAGTACGGCCGCGACGGTGAGATCCTGCAGTGCCCCTGGCACGGCTGGGAGTTCGACCTGGAGACCGGACGCCACCTCGCACCTGGTTCATGGGCTCGCCTCCGGGGCTACCCGACCGAGGTCGTTGACGGCATCGTTCTCTTGCATCTTCGATCGTCGCCCGGGCCGGTTCCAGGCGAGGTTGCTCGCGCCGCACACCGCGGCGCCGCGACTGACGACGCAGACGTAGTTGAGCCGACTGAACGCTGA
- a CDS encoding amidohydrolase family protein produces the protein MTDCAEQKSASLIDTDVHQALPHLHDRLPPPWRDRWVAVGLGAGTGYLNPRGVLRSDTLPPAGGDPASDPAFLLQDHLDRYDIDYAILTGPFVLPLGTDPDYLNAVARAVNDATVEEWLTVSPRLQGSILINSDDPSAAVGEIERLAGHPGIVQVLMASTTRRPCGQRHYLPIYEAAAAHGLPVALHPGAEGAGSASPPTPVGYPSRYLEWHTLLPLTAMAQVASLVCEGVFERIPTLRVVVVEGGLSWLPHLMWRLDKNFMALRDTVPWLTRRPSDYIRDHIRLTTQPIEEPDGPDDLGRIFGMMAAERTVMFSSDYPHWDSDNPRLLFRRLDRDVRQRIMSGTAAELYQLRERPPRSARTTQPEHRSPATHPLPADQAE, from the coding sequence ATGACTGATTGTGCCGAGCAGAAGTCGGCGTCGTTGATCGACACCGACGTACACCAAGCGTTGCCGCACCTGCATGATCGACTTCCGCCGCCCTGGCGCGACCGATGGGTCGCGGTCGGACTAGGCGCCGGGACCGGCTATCTCAACCCACGCGGTGTGCTGCGCAGCGACACACTCCCACCCGCCGGCGGAGACCCGGCCAGCGACCCGGCGTTCCTGCTTCAAGATCACCTCGACCGGTACGATATCGACTACGCAATTCTGACCGGCCCGTTCGTGCTGCCGCTGGGAACCGATCCCGACTATCTCAATGCCGTCGCCCGAGCCGTCAACGATGCGACCGTCGAAGAGTGGCTTACCGTCAGTCCCCGGCTACAAGGGTCGATCCTGATCAACTCCGATGACCCTTCGGCCGCCGTCGGTGAGATCGAACGGTTGGCCGGACACCCGGGAATCGTTCAAGTGCTGATGGCATCCACCACTCGGCGGCCGTGCGGGCAACGCCACTACCTGCCCATCTACGAAGCAGCCGCGGCTCACGGACTGCCGGTCGCGCTGCACCCCGGAGCCGAAGGTGCCGGCAGCGCGTCACCGCCGACCCCTGTCGGGTACCCATCGCGGTATCTCGAATGGCACACACTGCTGCCGCTTACGGCGATGGCACAAGTGGCAAGTCTGGTCTGCGAAGGTGTGTTCGAACGGATCCCGACTTTGCGCGTCGTTGTCGTCGAAGGAGGCCTGTCCTGGCTGCCCCACCTGATGTGGCGCCTGGACAAGAACTTCATGGCACTGCGAGACACCGTGCCGTGGCTCACGCGGCGTCCGTCGGATTACATCAGGGATCACATCCGGCTCACCACCCAGCCGATCGAGGAGCCGGACGGACCGGACGACCTTGGTCGGATATTCGGCATGATGGCCGCCGAACGCACCGTGATGTTCTCCTCCGACTATCCGCACTGGGACAGCGACAATCCACGACTACTGTTTCGACGGCTCGATCGCGACGTGAGGCAACGAATCATGTCCGGCACCGCAGCCGAGCTCTACCAACTGCGGGAGCGGCCGCCGCGCTCGGCACGGACAACGCAGCCAGAGCATCGTTCGCCGGCGACCCACCCGCTGCCAGCAGATCAAGCCGAATGA
- a CDS encoding Gfo/Idh/MocA family protein: MKLGVIGLGEVAQVVHLPLLSALTELFEVHSACDVSPELVRTVGDRFAIPNRYASSSDLINAGGIDAVAVLSSDEYHAEAVIQAVKQGLHVLVEKPMCLSPREAEAIIDARDRSGCTVMVGYMRRFAPAFLEAKEMLASLGRVNFARVHDVIGRNQLIIDQTSYVVRPQDLPQSAIEERWAKGRALVLDAIGDVDPAVAGAYRLLCGLGSHDLSAMRELLGPARGVHAARQWRDGNFIAAMLEYDDFVVSYETGVDEQLRFDAHLEVFGEHASFRVQYDTPYVRHLPTTLEVEQTSGDAITRTVRRPHLKDPYTHEWEYFHHCVSAGEKPKTSPEDFVTDLQLFAELVRHLDK; encoded by the coding sequence ATGAAACTCGGTGTCATCGGCCTCGGAGAAGTCGCCCAGGTGGTGCATCTGCCGCTGCTGTCGGCGCTAACAGAACTGTTTGAAGTTCACTCAGCATGCGACGTGTCGCCAGAGCTCGTGCGCACAGTCGGTGACCGGTTCGCGATCCCGAACCGCTACGCCAGCAGCTCGGATCTGATCAATGCCGGCGGCATCGATGCGGTCGCCGTGCTCAGCAGTGACGAATACCACGCCGAGGCAGTCATCCAGGCCGTGAAGCAGGGGCTTCACGTCCTCGTGGAGAAGCCGATGTGTCTGTCGCCGCGCGAAGCCGAAGCGATCATCGATGCGCGTGACCGCAGCGGCTGCACGGTGATGGTCGGATACATGCGGCGGTTCGCTCCCGCGTTCCTCGAAGCCAAGGAAATGCTGGCGAGCCTTGGCCGGGTCAACTTTGCCCGAGTGCATGACGTGATCGGACGCAACCAGCTGATCATCGACCAGACCTCGTACGTGGTCCGACCGCAGGATCTACCGCAGTCTGCCATCGAGGAGCGGTGGGCCAAAGGGCGTGCACTCGTTCTCGACGCGATCGGCGACGTCGACCCAGCCGTGGCCGGCGCGTACCGGCTACTGTGCGGCCTGGGAAGCCACGACCTGTCGGCCATGCGAGAACTCCTCGGCCCAGCACGCGGCGTGCATGCCGCCCGCCAGTGGCGCGACGGCAACTTCATCGCAGCCATGCTGGAGTATGACGACTTCGTCGTCTCCTACGAGACCGGCGTCGACGAGCAGCTTCGCTTCGACGCTCACCTGGAGGTCTTCGGCGAGCATGCCAGCTTCCGAGTGCAATACGACACGCCATATGTGCGCCATCTGCCGACCACCCTCGAGGTGGAGCAGACCAGCGGGGACGCGATCACGCGGACGGTCCGTCGGCCGCATCTCAAGGACCCATACACCCACGAGTGGGAGTACTTCCACCACTGCGTGAGCGCCGGCGAGAAGCCGAAAACGAGCCCAGAAGACTTCGTCACTGACCTCCAGCTGTTCGCCGAGCTGGTTCGCCACCTGGACAAGTGA